A stretch of the Channa argus isolate prfri chromosome 9, Channa argus male v1.0, whole genome shotgun sequence genome encodes the following:
- the fzd5 gene encoding frizzled-5 produces the protein MASTMRQACYTSLLPQPLLLLLLLLRCPGLTLGASKDLVCEPITVPMCRSIGYNLTYMPNQFNHDTQEEVGLEVHQFWPLVRIRCSPDLLFFLCSMYTPICLPDYRKPLPPCRSVCERAKRGCSPLMSQYGFEWPERMSCEQLPQLGDETLCMDQNSSETTTLAPPFPKPTPKGRTRPPSPSQCDRECRCRDPLVPIKRESHSLYGRVQTGPLPNCAQPCYQPYFSADERAFTSFWVGIWSVLCFISTLTTVATFLIDMERFKYPERPIIFLAGCYLFVSMGYIIRLVAGHERVACGTGSGVGSDQLHILYDTTGPALCTLVFLLVYFFGMASSIWWVVLSFTWFLAAGMKWGSEAIAGYSQYFHLAAWLIPSVKSIMVLALSSVDGDPVAGICYVGNQSLENLRGFVLAPLVVYLFTGSLFLLAGFVSLFRIRSIIKQGGTKTDKLERLMIRIGLFTVLYTVPATIVVACLVYEQHYRPGWERALACSCLSERQRSGLGPEYAVFMLKYFMCLVVGITSGVWIWSGKTVESWRRFMARCCPCWPQKATAPPSMYSEASTVLTGHTGTGLTSGLYHKAAPSHI, from the coding sequence atggcATCTACAATGAGGCAGGCTTGCTACACCTCGCTGCTCCCACAGCCcctcttgctgctgctgctgctgctccggTGTCCTGGTCTCACGTTAGGAGCCTCTAAGGATCTTGTCTGTGAGCCCATCACTGTGCCCATGTGCAGGAGCATCGGCTACAATCTGACCTACATGCCCAATCAGTTTAACCATGACACCCAGGAGGAGGTGGGGCTGGAGGTTCACCAGTTCTGGCCCCTAGTTCGTATCCGCTGCTCTCCAGACTTGCTCTTTTTCCTGTGCAGCATGTACACCCCGATTTGCCTGCCGGACTACCGCAAGCCACTGCCGCCCTGCCGCTCCGTGTGTGAGCGGGCCAAACGGGGATGCTCCCCTCTGATGAGCCAGTATGGCTTCGAGTGGCCCGAGAGGATGAGCTGTGAGCAGCTGCCCCAGCTGGGTGACGAGACTCTGTGCATGGACCAGAACAGCAGTGAGACCACTACTCTGGCTCCCCCCTTCCCTAAACCCACTCCTAAAGGCCGAACGAGACCCCCCAGCCCTTCACAATGTGACAGGGAGTGCCGCTGTCGAGACCCCCTGGTTCCCATCAAGAGGGAGTCCCACAGTCTGTATGGCAGGGTCCAGACTGGCCCCCTGCCCAACTGTGCGCAGCCTTGCTACCAGCCCTACTTCTCAGCAGACGAGCGAGCATTCACCAGCTTCTGGGTGGGAATCTGGTCAGTCCTGTGCTTTATCTCCACCTTGACCACCGTTGCCACCTTCCTCATAGACATGGAGCGTTTCAAATACCCAGAGAGGCCCATCATCTTCCTGGCTGGCTGCTATCTCTTCGTCTCCATGGGTTACATCATCCGCCTGGTGGCAGGTCATGAGCGAGTAGCGTGTGGCACAGGCAGTGGTGTTGGTAGTGACCAGTTGCACATCCTTTACGACACCACCGGCCCTGCTCTCTGCACCCTTGTCTTCCTGTTGGTGTATTTTTTTGGCATGGCCAGCTCCATCTGGTGGGTGGTGCTGTCCTTCACCTGGTTTCTGGCTGCTGGGATGAAGTGGGGCAGTGAGGCCATCGCAGGATACTCTCAGTATTTCCACCTTGCTGCCTGGCTCATCCCCAGTGTAAAGTCCATCATGGTCCTTGCTCTTAGTTCTGTGGACGGTGACCCTGTGGCTGGAATCTGCTATGTGGGGAACCAGAGTCTGGAGAATCTGAGGGGGTTTGTACTTGCACCCCTTGTGGTTTACCTCTTTACCGGCTCACTTTTCTTACTTGCCGGCTTTGTTTCGCTCTTCCGCATCAGGAGCATCATTAAACAAGGCGGCACGAAGACCGACAAACTGGAGCGGCTAATGATCCGCATTGGACTCTTCACGGTGCTCTACACAGTCCCTGCCACAATTGTAGTGGCCTGTCTCGTGTATGAGCAGCACTACCGGCCCGGCTGGGAGCGAGCCTTGGCCTGCTCCTGCCTGTCCGAGCGGCAGCGCTCAGGCCTGGGCCCAGAGTACGCCGTCTTCATGCTCAAGTACTTCATGTGCTTAGTGGTGGGCATCACCTCAGGAGTCTGGATTTGGTCAGGAAAAACAGTAGAGTCCTGGAGGAGGTTCATGGCTCGATGCTGCCCCTGCTGGCCACAGAAAGCCACTGCGCCACCCTCCATGTACAGTGAGGCCAGTACAGTTTTGACTGGACATACGGGAACTGGCCTGACATCCGGTCTGTACCACAAAGCTGCTCCGTCCCATATATGA